In the genome of Streptomyces sp. P3, the window TGCCCGGTCAGCTCCTCGATCCGGGTCTCCAGCTCCTGCGCGCAGGGAACGGCACGGTGCGGGAACAGCCGGGCCAGCAGCGTGCCGCCCAGGGTGAGCAGCAGCAGGAACGCGCTGGCCGCCAGCGGAGCGTAGCCCGCCATCGGCTGCGTGGCCGCCGGGGCGTGCGCCGTGGAGGTCACGACGATGATCCCGGTGAGGGCGACACCGGTGACACCGAGGGTTGCGCTGCACTTGCGGGACAGCTCGTCGTCCGCCCTGACGCGGATCGCGTGGCCGATCACCAGGCCGACCGCGAGGCAGACGCCGTACCCGACGCCGTACCAGAGCGGGCCGGCCGGAGCGACGATGTTGAGAAGGGCGCGGGTGGGACCCGCCGCGGCCACGAAGAAGATCATGCCGTGCCAGCTCGGACGCCGGCCGCACCAGCTGTTCGGCTTGCCGTTGCTGTCCTGCCACCACGGAATGGGCACGGCCCAGCCCTCCGCGCGCGTACCCTTGAACCAGGAGAGAGCCATGTCAGCGTCCTTTGCACGCTCAGTGGTTTCAAGATCGAGACCGAATGCGACTCGGACTCGTCTTCTTCTCTCGCAATCGACCCCCTGACCTCATATCAGGGGGTCGATTACTTCAACTGCGCCAAGAATGGCGGAACGAATGATTGCGAAGCAAGTTGCACCGCCTTGATTCTTTGATTGTTTTCGCAGGTGAGAGACTTTCTTTCTTGATCGATGCATGAATGGCAAACGCAATTACAAGAAGAGGGGCACCGCCCTCAAGAAGAGCTGCTACGTTCACACGATGGCGCCGCCACCGCACATTCACGAGCTGACCGACATCAGCAATTCACGCGACCTGATCCGCTACGCCGTCGCCTCCCAGTGGGGCCGCCTGGGGACGAGCCTCAGCCTCAACCAGAAAGCCGTGGCCAAGGAGATGGGCATGGCCGAGTCCGCGTTCTCCCATGCCCTCGGCGACGGCACCGCCCCGTTCGACGACGCGCATCTCAAGCGGTTCGACCTGATCATGTCCGTGCTCGGCCTGGACCACGCGGGCGGCCTGCGGGCCCTGGCGGTCCGGCTGCGGGGCGCGCACGACGCGGAGAGCCGCGCGGTGGACCCGCACTCGCCGGCCAGTACCCACGAGGAGCTGCTGCGCCGCCTCTCCAACGACGAGGACACCGTGCTGCTCCAAGCCGACGCGCTCGTCTCGCGGTTGCGGCTCGCCTCCCGGCTGGGCCGCTCGGAGCCGTCTGCGCGAAGCAACGAGATCAACCGGGTGGTCAGCAGGCTGATCCTGATCGGCGCCGCGCCGCCCACCCAGCGCAACGTCGAGGCGCTGATCTGGCTGGGCACCCTCTCCGGCTACGCGTTCGACCAGATGCAGGACCAGCTGGTCGAGGCGGTGCGCACCACCCCGCTCGGCTTCCGCGTCTGGCGGGCGGTCACCAAGAGCGTGCTGCTGAACACGGTGAAACCGGCCAGGGGAAAGGAGATCAGGACCGACCGGGCCACGATCAACTCCCTCCGGGTGAGCGTGCGGCGCTTGCTGAAGGACGCCGGGACACTGCGCGACAAGAGCCTCTACCCCGGCCGTTCCCTCGACCTCGAACTGGCCATCGCCCTGCCGGGGGCCTGGTCCGCACCCACCGACGAGCAGGGCGACTGGGTCTATGAGGTGCTGCTGGAGCGGGCCCAGAGCGACTCCGCCACCCTCCGGGAGCGCGCCACCGCCGCGCACGGACTGTGGCAGCGCGCCGTCCAGGGAAAAGGCCGGGACAAGGACACCGTCAAAGTCCAGCTGCAGGAACTGATCGACGAGTTCGAGGCTGCCGAGAACCGTCCCGACGTAGCCACCGGACTGCACTGGACCGCGGCCACCCTGAGGGCCGTCATCGCCGAGGACGTGGAGGTGTGCAACGCCTGGCCCGAGAACGGGGAAGCGTGGTTCGCCACCGTCATGGATGCCGCCCGCGACCTGGGCGAGGACGTGACGATACCCGCGCACGTACGGTCGGCCACGAGGAAACTGTTCGAGCACGCGCTGCTCCAGAACGCCGGTGTCCCGCGCCGCCAGGCGATCGACACGATCGTCGCCGCGGGCTGGGCCGATCAGGTCGCCCACGCGCTGAGCGAAGTCCTCAAGCACGAACGGGGGGAGTCCTGGCTGCGGATACGGGCCCTGTTCGCCCTGGGATTCCTGCAGTGCCGCAACAGGTACGTACGAGATGCCCTCGTCGAGGCGTGCCTGCGGGCCGCGCACAGGCTGTCCGTCGCCGAGCCCCAGGAGCAGAGTCCCGCGATGGTCACCGAACTGCACGCCGCGCTCTTCGCCGTGGGCGACTGCTTCGGCGCCCGCGGCGCGGAAGACCTCGCGCGGCAGGTGCGCGAGCCCCTACGGTCCACGTTGGAGAAGCTGGTCGAAGGAGGACTCCTCGCCGACGAACCGACCTGGCCGGCCGCCCGGGCCGCCGCCTATCTGCTGACGTTCACCGCACAGGCCGGCCGCCCCGCAGAGCCGGACTTCGCTCAGGTCCTGCTGGGCCGACTGGAGCATCACCCCGACCCCGTGACCAGCGAGCTGAGCAAGTGGGCACTCAGCTTCCGGTTCGCCGGCGACGGCTCGGTACGACCGCTCCTGGACGCGGCCCGCCTCGACGCGCACGGCAACCTCCGGCTGGACTGACGCAGGCCCCCGGGGGGAAGGGACGCACTTCACCGCCGGCAGTGCGGTCGATCCGACGCGGGGTTCCCCTTCCCGGACCCTACGACGCACAGCCAGGCGCCGGGGCGCTGCGGGTCGGCCTCGAACACAGGGGTGCCGGCGCGCACGTGCCCGCACATCCCGCGGTGCGTCGGCTCCGCGCCTTCCCACCGAGAATGGCAGCCGTGCGCTCCGGATACCGGGATCCGGAGCCGGCCGGCAGCCGGGACACGTCCCCGGATCGACCTGTGCATCCTCCCCCTCTCCTGCCTCTCGGGGACCGTTGCCGTGCAGCCGGCGCGGCACCGGGCCGCCTGGCGGCGGCAGAAGGTCCTCACGCGCCTCGCTTGGAGCGCAACGAGGTACGGCCGTTTCTGCGCACCATCGCGATGGTGGTGGCGAGTTGACCGCGCCTCAGGTCGGGGAGCAGGCCGTCGCCGAGGCGATGCATCTGGTCCGTGTGCCAACTCAGGTCCAGCGCCCCGTCGAGTGCCTTGATGTCGGCGATTCTGCCGAGCAGGCTTCTCATGCCGTAGCGCATCCGGTGTGCGGTGAGCATCTCGGCGCGCCCCTCGAGGATGAGCCGGGCGGCGTCCGGCGTGGTGATCGCCGGCCGGCCGATGCCGACCACGTCGCACTCACCGGCCCGTACGGCTTGCCGCATGCCGTCGCGGGTGCGGAATCCGCCGGTGACGGCGAGCGGGATGCCGCCCACGAGTTCACGCACGGTACGGGCGTACTCCAAGAAGTACGCCTCGCGTGCCCTGGTGCTGGGTGCCGCCTCGCCGCTCATGGCCCTGGACTCGTAACTGCCGCCGCTGACCTCGATGAGGTCGATGCCTTCGCGAGCCAGCGCGGAAAGTACGGCACGGGATTCGTCCTCGCTGAAGCCGCCGCGCTGGAAGTCCGCGGAGTTGAGCTTGACGGCCACCGCGAAGCCGGGTGCGACGCGGGCCCGGATGCGCCGGACGACCTCGAGGACGAAACGCATCCGCCGCCCGGGGTCGCCGCCCCAGTCGTCGTCGCGCCGGTTGGACAGCGGTGACAGGAACTGTGAGATGAGGTACCCGTGGGCTCCTTGCACCTGCACTCCGTTGAAACCGGCCCGCTCGCACACGGCCGCGGCCGTCGCGAAACGCTCGATGATCTCCTCGATCTCCGCCGGTCGCAGCTCGCGGGGCGTCTTGGCTCCGGGCAGCTTCGGTGCGACCGGGCTGGGGGCCACCGGCGTGTGTCCGAGCGCCAGGGGATTGGTCTGGCGCCCGGGGTGGTTGAGCTGCGCCCAGATCGGGACACCGGCGTCCTGGGCTGTCCTGGCCCAGCGTGAGAGCGCGTCGACGTGGTGCTCGTCCTCGATGACGATGTTGCCCGGTTCACCCAGGTGGGCTCCATCGACCATGACGTTGCCGGTGATCAGGAGGCCGTACCCGCCACGGCTCCACGTCGAGTACAGACGGCCGAGCCGATCGTCGGGCGCGTTGTTCCTGTCACCCAGCGTCTCGCTCAGCGCCGACTTCATCAGACGGTTGGGCAGCACCTGGCCGTTCGGGAGGGTGAGGGGGGTGTCCAGGGTGTTCATCGGGGACTTGTTCCTTGGATGTGTGGTCGGCGCCGGGCAGGGTTTGCCCGCCGGCTCGGGTGCGGGGCGGCACAGGCCGTGGACCCTCATGCGCAGTTCGGCGGGGGCCGGTAGCCCTCGAGCTCCCGGCCGAGGAGCTCGGCGAACTTGATCGTGGTGAGGTCGCCGCCGCCGGGACCCATCACCTGCAGCCCGACGGGCAGACCGTCGCGTGCCGTTCGGACCGGGACGGTCGTCGCCGGAGAGCCGGCCGCATTGGCGACAGCGCTCCACTTGACCTGGTCCCAGTAGGGCCGGGACTGCCCGTTGACCCGGATCCGACGCCCGAACCTGTCGATCGGTTCGTTGTGATGGGCCGGTGCCGTGGTCGGCGTGACCGGCATGAGTACGACATCGAACTCCCGGAAGAACTCCACCCATCGCTCCCGGATCTCATGGCGTGCGACGTCCGCCTGCAGCCAGCTGCAGTGCGACTGGAAGGTTCCTCGCAAGGCATACAGCGCTTCCCCGCGGGGACGCCGGGCGACGCGCGCGAGGAGCGCGGCGTTGGAGGCCGCCGTC includes:
- a CDS encoding histone-like nucleoid-structuring protein Lsr2, with translation MALSWFKGTRAEGWAVPIPWWQDSNGKPNSWCGRRPSWHGMIFFVAAAGPTRALLNIVAPAGPLWYGVGYGVCLAVGLVIGHAIRVRADDELSRKCSATLGVTGVALTGIIVVTSTAHAPAATQPMAGYAPLAASAFLLLLTLGGTLLARLFPHRAVPCAQELETRIEELTGQLHRAHEQRSALGQGSAAEAHGHSPKAVRAWALRSGYSVPARGRIPVHILEAWRAAGGPTS
- a CDS encoding NADH:flavin oxidoreductase/NADH oxidase family protein translates to MNTLDTPLTLPNGQVLPNRLMKSALSETLGDRNNAPDDRLGRLYSTWSRGGYGLLITGNVMVDGAHLGEPGNIVIEDEHHVDALSRWARTAQDAGVPIWAQLNHPGRQTNPLALGHTPVAPSPVAPKLPGAKTPRELRPAEIEEIIERFATAAAVCERAGFNGVQVQGAHGYLISQFLSPLSNRRDDDWGGDPGRRMRFVLEVVRRIRARVAPGFAVAVKLNSADFQRGGFSEDESRAVLSALAREGIDLIEVSGGSYESRAMSGEAAPSTRAREAYFLEYARTVRELVGGIPLAVTGGFRTRDGMRQAVRAGECDVVGIGRPAITTPDAARLILEGRAEMLTAHRMRYGMRSLLGRIADIKALDGALDLSWHTDQMHRLGDGLLPDLRRGQLATTIAMVRRNGRTSLRSKRGA